The genomic window GGGGATTGGGATACCCTGCTTGCTAAACCACTAAATCAGAAGCAACGCCAAGCATGGTTAGCACTCTGTTTAGTATGGAATCTAGGAATATTAGGATTTTTTAAATACTATAATTTCTTTGCTGATTCGGCATCAAACTTATTAACTTTTTTGGGGCTACCTGTTAACTTAACAACCCTGGAAATTATTCTGCCAGTAGGCATTAGTTTTTACACTTTTCAAATTCTCAGTTATTGCTTTGATATCTATCTAGGCAAACTCAAAACCACACGAAATTTTGGTGATTTTGCTCTGTTTGTAGCTTTTTTCCCTCAATTGGTTGCAGGGCCAATTGTCCGTGCATCTAGCTTTTTACCTCAACTGCTAACCCCCAAAACCATCAACGAGGTTGATATAAGGGGATGTTTAATGCTGTTTTTCGTGGGATATTTCAAGAAAGCGTGCATTGCAGACAATCTCTCTCCCTTAGCAGACCAGTATTTTGCCAATCCAGAAATTTATACCGTCTTGAGTTGTTGGTTTGCAGTTATTGCTTTTGTTATACAAGTATACTGCGACTTTTCCGGCTATTCAGATATGGCGATCGCCTGTGCAGGTTTACTGGGATACAAGCTACCTCTCAACTTTAATTTCCCCTACTTTGCCAGTAATATTACAGACTTCTGGCAACGTTGGCACATCACTCTCTACAATTGGCTGCGCGACTATGTATATTTCCCTTTAATGATCAAGTTCCGCAAAAATCAATACATAGAACTGCTGGCCTACGGAAATATTTTAATTACCATGCTCCTATCAGGACTCTGGCATGGAGCAGCTTGGCATTTTGTAGTTTGGGGAGGATTGAACGGAATTGCTTTAATTTTTCACAAGCAATGGTCAATGTGGATTGCTCCCTATAAGCAACTTTTGCCACTGCGAAATATATTAGGTATCCCTCTCACCTTTTACTGGGTTTGTGCCTCTACCATCTTCTTACGGAGTAACGATTTGGCCAGTGGTCTGCAAGTGGAGAAATCTTTTGTATTCCTCAATTCCTCCGGTTCGCAAAATCTAGACCTGCAAATGGCATGGATTTTTATCCCTTTAATTATCATGCACTGGGCTAACTATAAAGGTTGGTTCAGAGATTGGTGGGAAAAAATTCCTCAATGGAGTTTTGCAGTTTTCTATGGGGTGTTAGTTTCCACAATACTTCGGTTTATCGCTATAAGTCCTCAACCCTTTGTCTACTTCCAGTTTTAGCGTAGTTAGTATTCAACTAACAATTAATTATATTTCATATCCTAAAAATTATGAAAATCGCCTTCTTCGATTATCCCATGACCCTAGCCGAACCTCCTAAAACCGGGGGAGTGCGCCTAGTATCCTATGCCTTAGCACTGCGTTTAGCTCGTGCTGGTCATGAGGTTTTATTCTATGGTTCTAAAGGTAACTATCAAGAATTAGAATATAAAGAAGATGGCATCACCTATCGCCGCATCCCCGAATCATGGCTTGATAAAATATTAGATACATTCAGCTTGCTTGATAGCTGGAATATCTCTAATCCTCAAAGACCTTTTTATGCCTCCACATTATTTTTTCCTGAATTTTACCGACAAGTCGCCAAGGATATTCAAGGACAAAAATGTGATGTCATCCACATGAACATTGTTCCTCAATTTGTTCCCTTGATGCGTGCTTATAATCCCCAGGTGAAAATTGTCTTACATATACATAGTGATTTTCTCCCGTTGTTAGATCCAGTCATAGTAGAAAAGCAGATTAAGTCTATCGATTTGGTCGTTGGATGTAGTAATTACGTGACAAATCAGGTTCGTAAATATTTACCACACGTTAATAGTCAAACTCTTTACAACGGTGCAGATACTCATCACTTTAGTATCCCTAATAATTACAACCGAGAAGCTAAGAAAAAAAAGATTAAACAAATTCTATTTGTCGGCAGAATTTCACCGGAAAAGGGTGTACATATTTTAATTGATGCCTTTAATAAAGTAGTATCT from Nostoc sp. UHCC 0870 includes these protein-coding regions:
- a CDS encoding glycosyltransferase family 4 protein, with the translated sequence MKIAFFDYPMTLAEPPKTGGVRLVSYALALRLARAGHEVLFYGSKGNYQELEYKEDGITYRRIPESWLDKILDTFSLLDSWNISNPQRPFYASTLFFPEFYRQVAKDIQGQKCDVIHMNIVPQFVPLMRAYNPQVKIVLHIHSDFLPLLDPVIVEKQIKSIDLVVGCSNYVTNQVRKYLPHVNSQTLYNGADTHHFSIPNNYNREAKKKKIKQILFVGRISPEKGVHILIDAFNKVVSKYPQVELKLVGAENALVPWYILDKEDPQTQKLRPYYQGSYRAQLQKRIAASAANSVSFLGKIPHFQLLEYYQQADIFIFPSVWNEPFGMPVVEAMSMGLPVITTRGGAFPELVEDGKTGLLVERGDVEALAEAMLRLLLDDNLCQAMGGEGRRQAVEKFDWNHQADQLLHHYQTMMKSLTTSLRS
- a CDS encoding MBOAT family O-acyltransferase; the encoded protein is MVFTEFRFLFCFLIVFCIYWALRKHNHRKFWLLVCSYSFYGAWDWRFLSLLLLSTAIGYFAGLMLSKPQEQDSQLVEKGETKNRWIKLFSGDWDTLLAKPLNQKQRQAWLALCLVWNLGILGFFKYYNFFADSASNLLTFLGLPVNLTTLEIILPVGISFYTFQILSYCFDIYLGKLKTTRNFGDFALFVAFFPQLVAGPIVRASSFLPQLLTPKTINEVDIRGCLMLFFVGYFKKACIADNLSPLADQYFANPEIYTVLSCWFAVIAFVIQVYCDFSGYSDMAIACAGLLGYKLPLNFNFPYFASNITDFWQRWHITLYNWLRDYVYFPLMIKFRKNQYIELLAYGNILITMLLSGLWHGAAWHFVVWGGLNGIALIFHKQWSMWIAPYKQLLPLRNILGIPLTFYWVCASTIFLRSNDLASGLQVEKSFVFLNSSGSQNLDLQMAWIFIPLIIMHWANYKGWFRDWWEKIPQWSFAVFYGVLVSTILRFIAISPQPFVYFQF